AAAACATGGCTTAGGGCCACATATTATGAGGGgcttctaaatatgttggagatgaCTAAGATGCATTATAATCAAAATCACTtcggcttaaatatgttggaaagtctggtgtaatttacagcagagttgccttatatagagaaagcgtggcataTCTTAATCCAGACCTGGCTGTGGGCAATAAGGATTGCTGGAATGGGAGTGCTTGTTTCCCCCACAGATCAGACGATACTGCCAAGATGTTGTATCTTCAAAAATTGGTGCCAAAATTTGTTTGTTCTCGTTTGTTTTcttcatcaggaaaaacgtcgttagagcagtacgacaatggaaccagttacctagggaggttgtgggctctcccacactagaggccttcaagaggcagctggacaactatcagGTAtgcttgtcaggtatgctttagggtggattcctgcattgagcagggggttggactcgatggccttataggccccttccaactctactattctatgattccctgttTTATCCTTTTGTATTGTGTCTATTAGATAGTGGAGGCAGGGGCTGTTTTATCTTTTAATCTCTGTGCAATGTTTAGGAAGTTTTAGACACTTTATAAATGTTTTAGAAGAATAATCAATAAGAGGTAAATATTCTGCAAATGCTCAGTGCATGCTGTAATTATATTTCCCATGTATCAGAGGTGATTTCCAGTCATTCAAACCAGAATTAAGCCCTCTTTTCTATTTCCTAAGCAGCTATGTTAGTGGGGATCCCTGTTACTTTGCTTATTTTGGAAAATAGAAAAGTCCAGAATGTACTATCTGCTAGCTTTGCGTGCTTAGAAATTCAAACCTAAGGGTACACACCCCTAACTTAGATTCCTAAACTGTGTACCTTAAAACTTGCTTctcagtaagtgtgtttagggctGCTAGGCAGATGTAGGACATACATTTTTAGGCACAGTGCGCCATTTTTAAGTGCATTGTTCTGTagcctccattcatttcaatgggattgaAAATTGTAACTTGCTCTTCATGACGATTGTAATCAACTGAGCTCTTTGTAACCACAGAAATGATCAAATTACTATTTAGGTGAACTATAAACTTAGTTGTATCCTTATAATTCAATCTTAACCGTGATAAGACCTGTCCAGTTATAACTATTAATAACTATAACTATATTTTGTAATAACATTTTAAAGTGTTAGATCAATTTTAAGAGAGTTATTTTCCTGAAATATTGCAGTGGGCTATGAATATTGTTTTATTACCTAAAAATGTTTTTCTCATACTAGAATCTTGTGAGGAACCATATAACAAGAGTGCCATATTTTCAACCacctaaatattatttatttatttatttattgcatttatataccgccccatagctgaagctctctgggcggtttacaaaagttaaaaacagtaaatattaaaacaaatatacaaagtttaaaaacataaaaagcataaaaacacattatccttataaaaacagttcTGTATCCTTGCCATAGATAGACATGCTACCTTGAGGGAAAACATATGGATCTACCACAACAAAGTGATAGTATCTGTTGCCTAATTTCAGCTAAGGAAATATGCCATGTAAACAGGCTTCCATGTATGGATCAATTGGCGGATCAGAAACTGTTGCTGTAAATAGGATGTACATCAGAATATTATTCTGAAGTTTCTACATTGCAATTATAGCTTATTTCTTTTCCAAACCACGAAATGTTATGAACCCATGCAACCACATGCCCTCTTCGACCATATCTTTCAGTGcggtcctatgcacatttactcagaagtaagtcccactgtggtcCATAGACCTTCTGGGAAATgtacctaggattgcagccttaactacTATTTTTGTGATACATTGAACACTTTAATATTAAATACGAACTATCCCCCACAATAAAGAATTACAGAACAAAAAGTGTTTTATACCAGATTGTGTAGGTGAGCGTCTTGATGGAATAGTCTGGAAATCGCTCCATTATGTAGAAGAGCTGATAAATTGTATTTTCCACGTCATCCAGCGTCTTGTCCCGATCGAGTATTTTGCCTCGTAGTTTTCCATTATGGAAAGTACTCCATTAGTCGTCTCAGTTCAAAATGTAAGACTGCACTGAAAGCTACGGAAGAACGTGGTTGCCCAAATTACCGGAAGGGGGTGTTTCTCTTACAAACTGTGTAGAGCTAGGCATGCCCAGGCTAGCCCTGGGTGATCGTGGGCCCAATTCTGCTTTTGCAGATTATCAGAAAAGGCATTAAGTTCAACAACAGGAATAAATACTTTGTAAAGCCAGTAATTTTGTACTAATACATCATATACTTACATATTTTCTCCAACAAGCTTTCAAGAGTTGCTGCATAAATAAGGATCCCTTATATTTTTACTGACAGTCTCAAATGATGAAAAGCATATAAGAGGCTTTCAGAGCGCAACTGGAGTTCAGATTTCTACGTTTGAAAGTTTCTACAACCCAGGAAAGCAAAGAGCTTCAGAATCAAGTTCATGACAACTTGGACCAAATATGTAAACCAGCAACATTTACAATTAAAACTAAGTAGCAACAGGGTGTATCTTAATCTGGAAAATTAATACATGTGCATTTACACAACATACACAGTCCTGACTGCATCCTCATATGGgctgcttaatttttaaaaacgttttcatGATATACAGTATGGAGCATCAAATTCTCTTTAAGCTGTTTCATTATTAAAGCATCATAGAATAACAGATTTAGGTCATTTATCTATACTCATTGAGCAAATCTATAGGACTTAATGGTTTAAGTTCTATCTAATTAAAGTCTCCTAAGGTACTTCAGAACTCTGATTATTTGCGGCTATGGACTCAAGTGGGTATTCTGGAGCTTGTCTGAAATTTTACAGAAATCCAAATGCTACACAAGACTTCATGCATTTGTACATGTGCTAAATTGCAGAAACCGATCAGGCTTATATATTGTaattggactttttttttaaaggaactttaTAAAGTTGATAAGTTAAGATGCTTTAGGACTGCTCAAGTTTACATCCATCATgtatatagttttaaaataatgccAAACATACCATtataaataaagtatttatttaatacacATTTTCTACAAACTGTACACCAGCTTAAAAACAGAGGTGGAAACAAGACATGCGTAGAAGACTTGAAGAGCACAGGATTTTATTGCTGCCATCGAATGAAGCAAGTGAAGTTTTGATTTCCAGTACATTCAAGAGACATTCTACATCTCAATTCTTGCTTCGCCAATTGCTTTGTACTCTTCAAGTGcaatctatgcatttttagacagaaaaaattcctacaactgaggtggcttgggcatgctgggagttgtaggccattttttttctgtctaaacatgcataggattgcacccttaaagtctTGTACTCTTTAAAATAGCttcaaacaggttttttttaaaaaggcacaaaaAGGATTTAAAATTAAATAGCTGTCAATTCAAAACCATAGTGTGTGTAAAAGCcactattttttgttttgttttcaacacTTAAAGTAACAAGGATGTTTATGTAAAAACAAGACTGTCATTTTTGCCTCTGCACAAAGTAATTTCTTTCCGACACCCCACATATTGAGTAATCCATTTTATATGGAGCATGGCTATATATAGATCTAGAACATGACCCAATGGCCACCATACATTTGGCAATCCTGATTTATTGAGCTTGTGAAAAATGTAGTCGAATTACCAAgttcagtgggtggggagggtcaCAGGCCTCATCCAAACTTAATACTGCCTGATCATTTGAAGTGGGGTGGGCAAAAGGCAGATCTCTATACGTTCTGGACTTCaaccattcctgatcattgaccatgctagcaggggcttctgggagttgaagtcccaaacgtGTTGAGATCTAGCTTCAGCATACCTCTGATTTAAAGAATAGCCTGCAGTTCGAAGCGTGCTGCAACCTTACACACTTTTTCTCAGGGCTGCAGCCCCTCCTGTACTGTTTTGGTAACACAGAAAACATTATGACTGGCATTTTTGCCTACCATAGTTTGCAACCATAGCGAGATGAGGGTTTGTAAACAGTTTGGCATTAAGTGTGGCTAGCAAAAATGCTGATGCAAATGAAGTACTAGCCATAACTGTGTCTGACAAAGGCCTGCAGGAAACTAACAATTCCTAAACATATAATCAGGCAGCGATATGTTTGCAATAGGCCAAATTGGGACCCAAAGGAGAGTTTTACTCCATCTTTTGTTACATTTGTGGCACTTTCTTTTATCAAGTAATTTGAGGTTAAGCAATACTagtttcatggggggggggaactatcaGTGTAAATTTCAGACACAATATATTATTCTTGTATATACTAAAAAGCAAAACTTAACATAGAATTAGCCAAAAAATAGTCAAGCTACAGATAATGTAGGGAGCTGAAAATGGACAAGCTACCGGTAATGTAAGGAGCTGAAGTGCTGGATGATTTCACATAAAATGATAAGTCAGAATTCTAGAAAATCCTCACTATCATTCACAAACAAGCAGACTTGTGTATTCTACTCAATCGCTCCAGTTTGGCTTATTCCACCAACATAGGTCAGTAACCAGAACCACaccagcaagaaaagaaaaatagcattACATTGTTGCTCCAAAGGAAGCCAGGAATCATAAACCAACTTCAACCCTTAGGGGAGGGGCGTGACAAAACAGAAGTCCCAGTTGGAACATAACACTCAGGTTCTTTTTCCTCCTGGTGAGTTCCCAGTTATTGAAGTCATTCCCATTGGCAGGAGGTACCAAGAAGGAGTGATCAGGCAGCGTGCACCAGTATGCTTGCTCGTGATTGACCTGCACATGTGTCCACTGTATCTTATGtgacaaaaattaaattaaaatgcccAAAGAAGAAAAGTCTATCATGATCCATGATTAATGAATAAATGTGGTGGAGAAAAGCAGTATGGGTGGCAAATCTAAGTGCCTCTTCAAATACTGGTTCCATTTTCTATTTACAATGATTTGTACATTATAAAAAAAACTAGCAAGTCTTATTTTCTGCATAGAGGGACCACCTTGCCAATGGTGCAGAGGGAATATTAATACTGTAAGGGAAGAAACTGAAAGCACAGAAGACACGGGAAAAGGCAAGGAGATTCCAAATAAATACACCAGATGTTTCTGGTTTCTGCCGTCAACCATGAAGACACCTTCATATGCAACTGAACATACCACATAATCCTATTTGGCCTCAATGTATTGaagaaaagtctttttttttctttctaatttttCCTTGACAGTAGATTGAAGGAAGGTAGTGGGTTACTGGACGTGAAGCCGAGGTTTCAATATCAGCTTTCCAGTCTGCAGAGGAGAAAAATCACTTTTTACTTCACAGCaactactgttgttgttgttgttgttattattattattattattattatttatgttgtGTCTTTGCTGGAATTACTTCCCAACTGTTTGGTCAATAATTAGCAGgattatattctctctctctctctctctctctctctctctgtgtatgtgtctaCTGTGATGGAGAGCAGATAAACTGTGCTGGGAGAGGACAAATGGGTGATGTAGTTGGGAAAGGGTAGTTTTAGCTTAGTATTATGCACaaattctaaatgacaaagagCCTTGGCAACCGGACCacctggagggtggggaggaaggtcAGAAGCCGCTTATCTATATCCAGGCCGAGTCATCACAGAGGACAAAGGAGGTGTGAGATGGAGTTAAGCGGCCAAGGCCAGAGGGCGAggatgtggagagaaccatggggtggggggtaaggCCCTGCTTAGGAGTAAGTAGTCACAgttaagtttttattgttttatctgttactgggtttttatgctatgtttcaagttacttttaattattcttcccatgtatttaccctacctttagtcttaataaagtcttctCCCTCACAATTTGTGAGCCCTCTTTGTCTTGGCttgggtccgtgctaaatccggTGTTAACAGGTCACGGAAAGACTTGCTCAACCTTTATATCTACAATCCTAGCTTCCCAGCCACCTGGATAACAAACTCGTAGAATTAATAGAACAGTTTAGCCAAAATTGTAGACAGCTGTTCACATCTGGCATGCAGACTTTGGCTGGTATTGTAGTCATTCAAGGTGCTCTTCCTTTCCTTAATAATTTCATAAGATCTGTAAATTTCTTGTCAGGTAATAGTGCCACTCAAGGCATCTGCTAACATTATAGGTATTGAGGCCATTTCCTACAAAGGGTTCACTATATAGGGCAGAATATCCTTCATGCATTATTCAGTGGGCACTCCCAAAGCTTTCTTTTCCAGGTAGAATGAATCATCCCAGATCCTTCTCCCACTGATGGTGAGGGAAGAAACTGATGgagactatggcctcatctacaccaagcaggatattgcactatgaaagcggtatataaaaggcaggagccacactactgctttataggggtattgaagtgcactgacaactgttggggcccattgacatatactatatagcactttcataccggtatatcctgcttggtgtggctcctgccttttatataccactttcatagtgcaatatcctgcatggtgtagatgaggcctataagACACCATTTATTGGGAGGATGCTAAAAAGTGGGGGATAACAGAATGATCTGCTAAAGTTGTAAAACAAATGGACTGTGTCCTAGGCCACAATGTAATTCTACTCTCAAATCCAAAATGTAACATATTCAGGCAGGGGAAACAGAGCCACTTACATCATCACAAGACATGTTGTATTCTGCCAAGACCGTTCGACATCGAGCTGCTATGCTGCACAGAATGTGTCAAAGAAGAATAACCATACGCTATGGTTAAATTAACCAAAATTAAGACTTGCATGTGCCTGTACTCATATTAACAAAGCAAACAGATCTAGATGCTTCTCTAAGGGCTGTTGAGGAATAAGAACGTTCTCTCCATCTGCCGGGATCCTCCAAACCCAATGCCAGTAGCCAGTTTTCAAAGGAGAGACGCTCCTGAGGCACCCCACCTTCCCTAAAGTAGACTACTTGCCTATGGTCTGGCAACTGGAAGGTTGGCAACTTATACTTCCCAGGGGTATCCAATTGCTGATCCCTATTCTAGGCAGTATTGCTAtaattacagtggtggccaaaattgtgggcaCTTTTTGAAATATTAATGtcttgcaactttgcatgcttatagaaaatgttctgtttcacgaaattcaaatgtttatatagcaATTGAAAGACTTGATTCACGTAATGCAatgatcctgcttcttttcctgggtgtccaatcaactcttttctttggtgccatggtacctacatacacttttaatttgagaaatgcttcaaatattcacaccatctccaattGCAGCAAAACTGAcgttccccaacttgaaacatgatgtatcgcagctaatGCTGTGTGagtggtccccagaacaaggactgtgattggccagtagggtttgcaattccaatccgcttcttcactcaatcacacctgtgtttgtttttacactaaagtaagcataaccatttttgtactgcagatatttgcattttgttttttgtattgaattcagcattaaattctctttcaattgatatataaacatttgaattttgtgaaacagaacattttctataagcatgcaaagttgcaaaacatgaaaatttcaaagtgCGTCcataattttggccaccactgtatataagaaaagactgcaactcccataagccctcaccattggctgtgctggctaaggctgatgaaagttacagtccaacatctggaggtccacaaattccccactcctgctctaagtTAAAAGTTTGTATTGCTAAAATTACTGCTTCTGTGAACAGGGATAAATAAGGAATAGTTACTATATCATGTGGACATAGGgttttttctcttttgcttagatggtatctcggcatgtctttcagatatctcagcctggctgcttcatcgtcgtttgaaacttaatatggcaaaaactgaactgcttgtttttcctcctaaaccttctcctcacctctcattctctcttactgtcaacgatgtcacgcttactccggtcaaggaagctcgtagtcttggctttatatttgattcctcgctctcctttattcctcatatcgaggcagtagctaaatcctgtcgtttcttcctgtataatattgccaggattcgaccatttttgtctgtctcttctgccaagactctcgttcacgcactggttatctctcggttggactactgcaaccttcttctctctggccttccctcgtctcacatcagtccgctggtctctgtccaccactctgcctctaagatcatcttcttggcccgccgctctgaccatgtcactccacttctgaaatctcttcattggcttccaattcactccagaatccaatataaacttctcctgttgaccttcaaagcttttcacggtctagctccttcctatctctcctctctcatctcacactattcccccgctcatgctctccgctcctctgatgccatgcttctcgcctgcccaaggacctccacttcccttactcggcttcgtcctttttcttctgctgccccttacgcctggaacgctcttccagaacacttgagaactaccaactcaatcacagcttttaaaactcagctaaaaacttttcttttccctatagcttttaaatattgagtttgttctgactctatactgttagcctcaccctacccggtgcctgtttacacttccctgtgcctgtttgcattctctttccctccttactgtttactacaactttattagattgtaagcctatgcagcagggtcttgctatttactgtgtaatctgtacagcaccatgtacattgatggtgctatataaataaataataataataacaatgaaaaaaCAGTTAAAAGGATACATTGAAGGTGCCACTACTCTTTTATGTATTCCAGCAAAGAATAAGCCTATCAGGGTAATACAGCTAATTGTGAAGAATGGATGGTTCCATAGAGATGTGAAAAAAGATACCTAGGAGAGaaccaaacaattaaaaaacacacgtCGTTGTTTCAAAGAGAtgttttgaaattaaaatgttCCAATTTTTTTAGACCACATTGCTCGGTTGCAGCGGACAATTTCAAGGGGGAAAGGTCACTGCTACTATGCTTTGAGTCACAAATCCACTTCATCTTATAGAACTTATTCTGTCACTGTGTGCAGGAGAGAAAGGAGATGCAAGTCTACACATTTGTATGCCTGTTAATGTGTAACTGTCCTTTCCCAATCTATGAAAAATTTAAAGCGATCCAAATTCTATTCTACTTGTTCCCTTAACTATCGGACTGGTAGGCAGAATGATATCTTTAATTAAGATATCATGATTTACAGTGTTTTGGGGGTTGATTTTGTTAACATTTAGTATCTTTTTTGTTACATAAAAGAAAAGGCTCTATTCCCATATATTGGAAATTACATATTGACATCAATTGAAATATCTAGATTTAGTTAGAGAACCCTAGCAATCTTCTAGAAGTCTACATTACCTGATAACATACGCCAAACACTGGGTGCAAATCTGTTGTGCAAGTTCAAATAAATTAAGTAAGAATGTAACATAGTATCAGAAATTTGAGAAAGGTATTACCCACCTTCTGTGTTTCGGGATCTATTAGCCAGTTCCATGCACCGGTTGCTGTACAGACTGATACCACTATAAGAATTACTGACAGAAAATGAATGTGTTAAAAGCAACATACTTCCATAATATACAATGGATACTTTATGGAAAAGATGGGGGGAATCAAGTTACTCACAGATGACATATTAACAAACCTACTTTTGTTTAAGTCCCAATGAAATCGGTAGGTATGCTCCTCTCTCATTACTTTAAAAGCCCTTGCACAGAAACAGCCCTCAATAGATGGTTCGATGCTATCTCCAGTGGACACAGAATACATGAAAATCTAtccttgtggggtgggtgggttgttgttttgactAGCTAATGATTTAAAGATGTCACAAAGTTTTGAACACAAGCGATGCTTTCCCAACATATGGGTATTCAGAGCAGAACTAAACTCTCTTTCATATCCAAGCATAACTATATTCTCTATAATCAAAACAGCAGTATAGATTGATAGGCATATAGATAAATATAGCTATTCTATATATCTAGCAAAGAGCCAGTATGATGTATACTAAAACAAACATTGCCATCCTCATCCCTTTTTGTTCCAGGAAGTACTCCTTTCAGAAGCCCAGAATACAACTGTTTTATAGTCCTCTTAGGCACAAGATTCAAAGTTTTACACCATATTTTGCTTTCTTATATAGAAGGTTGTGCCACATACATACTGAAAAGgccacaatattattattttgctgacaCTGGCTGCTTTCACACAGCACAGTAATCCATGATTCACAAGTCCCGCACATCCAGAAAGAAGGCCTCAGAAGCTTTTACTTTCAATTTTAGTTAACCACAGCTTCTGTTTCATCCAAACCGGGGATCATGGTTTAACACTAAATATTGCAAATTTCAAAACAAGCTAATTTCAAACCATGTTTAAACTAAATATAGTGTACACCATGATATCTGGTGTAGAGAAAGCAGGAAGCTGCAAGtaataaaaatggaagcaaaatctTTTGAAGCCCTCCTCCAGGCTCCAAAGGACAGCTTCTCACTTACTTCTCCAGCGCCCAGTTGCTGGTTGTAAACAAGCTATATATTCAGTAAGACGCCTTTCAAAAGCCTTAAGATCTGAAAAAGAGACAGGCAACAATGCAATTAGACTTAGGGTGCCTCCTAATACCAAAAGCAGCTATACAGGGGAGGGATCTCTTTAGCCATGTTCATAATTCTGCCTATATGGGTGCAGAAAAGATAGCATCATATGGCACCCTAGCCATTGCCTAGGAGCCTCCGGATTTCTCTCTAAgggatgcaatccaatgcatgtttagacataaagaagtcctacagctctcagcattacCCATAGGATTTAATTCTAAATTAAATGCATTTcaacaaaaaaaaacctgtggAGCACATTGCTAAGGTCCCCTCAGTTCTGCATGCCAAGTATCAGGTGACTAGGTTTCAATGATCATGGAGCTATGGCTTTGAGAGATACCTATTTTCTTTTATTCCTACGGATTAATTTTTCTTAAtttcaaaaacagatttttcTCCACTCTAAGATCCCCATAATGTAAAGTGCAATAAACAATAAACCAAATCAAGTTATCTGCCAGATTATTCTACCAGAACTAGACCTTCTAGAAATGTTATCAAGTCAAGACATCAATTTCTGCCAAGTCTAAATATGTTAGTAACCACTCTCCCATTGAGGAAGGCTCCCCACCCCGGTTGTGACCAGATAGACATTTCGCAgatgctattattttatttatttcccaactTTCCACCAGAAATGGCACTCATTGAAATAAGAGACTTCCAAATAATCAGTTTATTGCCCTCTGTATAACAACAAACAATATCAATAATGGGTTCAAAATAAGGCTGCAGCACAACACCCCTAAGCCTTATCTTTCAATAATTCTGTGCTTTTTGGCACAGGTGTAGGCTTACTAAATCCCCCAAAACCTCCAGATCTGTTCCTGGCTCTTTAGCAACCCCATGGTTTACAGAAACCAGCAGGGCAAGGTTTTGAAAGCAGGAGATAAAACATCCCCACATACTCACGACTGAGTCCATGCTACTGTTAAAAGGCACAGCTACAGGGGCCATCGAAGAAGCTAGCAACTCTACacggaagggaggggggagttcaATTTAAGGacgctatcctatgcatgttaggatAGCGTCCTAA
The sequence above is drawn from the Elgaria multicarinata webbii isolate HBS135686 ecotype San Diego chromosome 14, rElgMul1.1.pri, whole genome shotgun sequence genome and encodes:
- the CNEP1R1 gene encoding nuclear envelope phosphatase-regulatory subunit 1; its protein translation is MNSLEQAEDLKAFERRLTEYIACLQPATGRWRIILIVVSVCTATGAWNWLIDPETQKVSFFTSLWNHPFFTISCITLIGLFFAGIHKRVVAPSIIAARCRTVLAEYNMSCDDTGKLILKPRLHVQ